One region of Camelina sativa cultivar DH55 chromosome 6, Cs, whole genome shotgun sequence genomic DNA includes:
- the LOC104698940 gene encoding uncharacterized protein LOC104698940, whose protein sequence is MCTRVRKGTYVISWRGEKKPLVGNKRIEREGVKAKINSVLEKKLEELESLLEVVNFTDDDDPNLRKIQLGILFVRTLLAAEISSRRLHVEGEEDVDERFDCLAKRLTEIEASIINQWPGHHDNGSLIKSEMESLETNDGIINGETGADYSSVGSCLNESSKAEEEEEEEVEAEQWPMFQDAPSEEMEEVKFPVAGTVKEEVMDREVKGNGRVCFRALVYFGLIGLVGGMISLVGYIGDSNDNLLLTPT, encoded by the exons ATGTGTACGCGGGTACGAAAAGGCACCTACGTAATCTCATG gagaggagaaaaaaaaccaTTGGTTGGGAACAAGAGGATCGAGAGAGAGGGAGTGAAGGCAAAGATAAACTCAGTCTTGGAGAAGAAACTTGAAGAACTCGAGTCTCTACTTGAAGTAGTCAATTTTACCGACGATGATGATCCCAATCTTCGGAAAATACAACTAGGAATTTTATTTGTGAGGACCCTTTTAGCGGCTGAGATTTCGTCTCGACGGCTGCAtgtggaaggagaagaagacgttGACGAAAGGTTTGATTGCTTAGCAAAGAGGTTAACCGAAATAGAGGCTTCTATCATTAATCAATGGCCCGGTCATCATGATAATGGTTCACTGATCAAATCAGAAATGGAAAGTTTGGAAACTAATGATGGTATTATCAACGGTGAAACCGGTGCGGATTACTCGTCGGTCGGATCTTGTCTGAACGAGTCTAGTAAAgcagaagaggaggaggaggaagaagtagaGGCTGAGCAGTGGCCAATGTTTCAAGATGCGCCATCGGAGGAGATGGAAGAGGTTAAGTTTCCGGTGGCGGGCACGGTTAAGGAAGAGGTGATGGATAGAGAAGTGAAAGGGAATGGGCGGGTGTGTTTTAGGGCTTTGGTTTATTTCGGTTTGATTGGTTTAGTTGGTGGTATGATCAGTTTAGTTGGTTATATTGGTGATAGCAATGATAATTTGCTTCTTACCCCTACTTAG
- the LOC104790949 gene encoding putative glycerol-3-phosphate transporter 1, which produces MGSLMQSEPEMEKKPIGIRFLERIKGSKLSYNAYQAVVLIVTFLAYASYHAARKTTSIVKSALDPQSPDTGLNSLLLRFTSFGSSSSGKLEGGGWAPFNGPNGTVLLGEIDVAFLAVYAFGMYFAGHLGDRMNLRIFLTVGMVGTGLFTSLFGVGYWANIHSFYYFLIMQMLAGLFQSSGWPSVVAVVGNWFNKKKRGLIMGIWNAHTSVGNITGSLIAAAMLRYGWGWSFVVPGVVIVLIGLVNFAFLPVSPEIVGAERDEDIVSSSEKIGNSVNEPLLLSSSDSETDDKKRAVGFIEAWKIPGVAPFALCLFFAKLVAYTFLYWLPFYVSHTAIEGEYLSDETAGNLSTMFDVGGVVGGIMAGYISDRIGARAITAASFMYCSIPALFFYRSYGHVSLLANASLMFLTGMLVNGPYALITTAVSADLGTHSSLKGNSRALATVTAIIDGTGSVGAAVGPLLTGYISSRSSWTAVFTMLMGAAFVAGLLLTRLVMAEVAEKIAESRPSEECRTPVDHEQGHVMEV; this is translated from the exons ATGGGTTCTTTGATGCAATCTGAGccagagatggagaagaaaccAATAGGGATTCGATTCTTGGAACGTATCAAAGGCTCAAAGCTCTCTTACAATGCTTATCAAGCCGTAGTGTTGATCGTTACGTTTCTTGCTTACGCTAGCTACCACGCTGCGAGAAAAACAACAAGCATTGTGAAGAGTGCTCTTGATCCTCAATCTCCAGATACAGGGCTTAACTCACTTCTATTGAGATTCACTTCGTTTGGATCCTCCTCCTCTGGTAAATTAGAAGGTGGTGGTTGGGCTCCGTTTAATGGACCAAATGGCACGGTATTGCTCGGTGAGATCGATGTTGCGTTTCTTGCGGTTTACGCTTTCGGGATGTATTTCGCTGGTCATTTGGGAGATAGGATGAATCTAAGAATCTTCTTGACGGTTGGAATGGTTGGGACAGGATTGTTTACTTCTCTGTTTGGAGTTGGTTACTGGGCGAACATTCATAGCTTTTACTATTTCTTGATTATGCAAATGTTAGCTGGATTGTTTCAATCTTCGGGTTGGCCATCTGTTGTTGCTGTGGTTGGAAACTGgtttaacaagaagaagagaggtttgATTATGGGAATATGGAATGCTCATACTTCTGTTGGTAACATTACTGGCTCCTTGATCGCTGCTGCTATGTTGAGATATGGTTGGGGATGGTCCTTTGTGGTTCCTGGTGTTGTCATTGTGTTGATCGGTTTGGTGAACTTCGCTTTCTTGCCTGTTAGTCCAGAGATTGTTGGAGCAGAGCGAGATGAGGATATTGTTTCGTCGTCTGAGAAGATCGGAAACTCGGTTAACGAGCCGTTACTATTGAGCTCGTCGGATTCGGAAACCGATGACAAGAAACGAGCTGTTGGATTCATTGAAGCCTGGAAGATTCCAGGAGTTGCGCCTTTCGCGCTCTGTTTATTCTTTGCTAAGTTGGTTGCTTACACTTTCCTCTACTGGCTACCTTTTTACGTTAGCCATACAG CTATTGAAGGTGAGTATTTATCGGACGAAACAGCGGGGAATCTTTCGACAATGTTCGATGTAGGAGGTGTGGTTGGAGGAATCATGGCTGGTTACATTTCAGACAGAATTGGAGCAAGAGCGATTACAGCTGCTAGTTTCATGTACTGCTCAATCCCAGCTTTGTTCTTCTACCGTAGCTACGGACATGTATCGTTATTAGCCAACGCGTCACTCATGTTCCTAACCGGGATGTTGGTAAACGGACCTTACGCTTTGATTACAACGGCCGTTTCAGCCGATCTTGGAACACATAGCTCGTTGAAAGGAAACTCGAGAGCTTTGGCTACGGTCACGGCTATAATTGACGGAACGGGATCAGTAGGCGCTGCGGTTGGACCGTTGCTAACGGGTTACATATCGTCTAGGAGTAGCTGGACCGCGGTTTTCACAATGTTGATGGGAGCTGCGTTTGTGGCTGGACTATTGTTGACGAGGCTGGTTATGGCCGAAGTAGCCGAGAAGATAGCCGAGTCTAGGCCATCGGAGGAATGTAGAACTCCCGTGGACCACGAGCAGGGTCACGTAATGGAAGTGTGA
- the LOC104790950 gene encoding peroxisomal membrane protein 11B-like — MASDTLDKLIVFLAKRDGIDKLVKTFQYVAKLACWHVEATRPEAADRFKKWEVASGLSRKAFRTGRSLTGFNALRRSPGATPVIRLLAVLANSGEMVYFFFDHFLWLSRIGSLDAKLAKKMSFISAFGESFGYTFFIIIDCIFIRQRLDSLKRLRYPSDETKDEINAKISEIRGDIVMRLMGISANIADLIIALAEIQPNPFCNHTVTLGISGLVSAWAGWYRNWPTS, encoded by the exons ATGGCTTCGGACACGTTGGATAAGCTGATTGTGTTCTTGGCCAAGAGAGACGGAATAGACAAGCTCGTTAAGACATTCCAATATGTGGCCAAGCTCGCGTGCTGGCACGTTGAAGCCACACGACCCGAAGCTGCCGATAGGTTCAAGAAGTGGGAGGTCGCCTCCGGTCTCAGCCGCAAAGCCTTCAG GACAGGAAGATCTCTCACGGGGTTTAATGCGCTGAGACGAAGCCCCGGGGCCACCCCGGTGATCCGTCTCCTAGCAGTCCTAGCCAATTCAGGAGAAATGGtttacttcttcttcgatcatTTTCTTTGGTTATCAAGAATTGGATCATTAGACGCCAAGCTCGCCAAGAAAATGAGTTTCATCTCCGCTTTTGGCGAATCTTTCGGCTacactttcttcatcatcattgatTGCATCTTCATAAGGCAGAGACTCGACTCCTTGAAAAGACTTCGGTATCCGTCCGATGAAACGAAAGATGAAATCAACGCAAAAATTAGCGAAATCCGTGGCGATATAGTGATGAGGTTGATGGGAATTTCAGCCAACATTGCGGATTTGATTATCGCATTGGCGGAAATTCAACCGAACCCGTTTTGTAACCACACGGTTACACTCGGTATAAGCGGTTTAGTTTCGGCTTGGGCAGGTTGGTATAGGAATTGGCCTACCTCGTGA
- the LOC104790951 gene encoding probable aquaporin TIP5-1, with protein sequence MRRMIPTSFSSKFQGVVSMNALRCYVSEFISTFFFVLAAVGSVMASRKLMAGDVSGPFSVLIPAIANAFALSSSVYISWNVSGGHVNPAVTFGMAVAGRISVPTALFYWTSQMIASVMACLVLKVTVVEQHVPIYKIAGEMTGFGASILEGVLAFVLVYTVFTANDPRRGLPLAVGPIFIGFVAGANVLAAGPFSGGSMNPACAFGSAMIYGSFKNQAVYWVGPLLGGATAALVYDNVVVPAEDDRGSSTGDAIDV encoded by the exons ATGAGAAGAATGATTCCAACATCGTTTTCAAGTAAGTTTCAAGGAGTAGTAAGTATGAATGCGTTGAGATGTTACGTATCGGAGTTTATCTctaccttcttcttcgtcctcgcTGCCGTTGGTTCCGTCATGGCTTCAA GGAAGTTGATGGCGGGTGATGTGTCGGGTCCGTTTAGTGTATTAATACCGGCGATTGCGAATGCGTTTGCGTTGTCTTCGTCTGTTTACATCTCTTGGAACGTCTCTGGTGGCCATGTGAATCCAGCGGTTACGTTTGGGATGGCGGTTGCTGGTCGGATTAGTGTTCCAACCGCTTTGTTCTATTGGACTTCTCAGATGATTGCCTCTGTTATGGCTTGTCTTGTCCTTAAAGTAACTGTCGTCGAACAG CACGTACCGATCTATAAGATTGCCGGAGAAATGACGGGATTTGGAGCATCGATTCTTGAAGGTGTTTTAGCGTTCGTCCTGGTCTATACCGTGTTCACGGCTAACGATCCGAGACGTGGTCTACCTTTAGCCGTAGGACCTATATTCATAGGGTTTGTTGCGGGAGCCAATGTTCTAGCCGCTGGTCCGTTCTCTGGAGGGTCCATGAACCCAGCGTGTGCCTTTGGGTCGGCGATGATTTATGGAAGTTTCAAGAACCAAGCTGTGTATTGGGTTGGGCCTCTGCTTGGAGGAGCCACAGCTGCGTTAGTGTATGACAACGTGGTGGTTCCGGCAGAAGATGATCGTGGCTCATCTACTGGAGATGCCATCGATGTGTAA
- the LOC104790952 gene encoding NO-associated protein 1, chloroplastic/mitochondrial has product MALRTLSTFPSLPRRLTRREPNLTVIYRKQATSIVCKSIASSESPVSLSERDGFAAAAPTPGERFLENQRAHEAKKVVKREIKKEKKKKIKEEVVRKVVDTSVSCCYGCGAPLQTSEVDSPGFVDLITYDLKKKHHQLRTIICGRCQLLSHGHMITAVGGNGGYAGGKQFVSADELREKLSHLRHEKALIVKLVDIVDFNGSFLARVRDLVGANPIILVITKIDLLPKGTDMNCIGDWVVEMTTRKKLNVLSVHLTSSKSLDGVSGVASEIQKEKKGRDVYILGAANVGKSAFINALLKTMAERDPVAAAAQKYKPIQSAVPGTTLGPIQINAFLGGEKLYDTPGVHLHHRQAAVVHSDDLPALAPQNRLRGQSFDISTLPTQLSSSPKGESLNGYTFFWGGLVRIDILKALPETCFTFYGPKALDIHVVPTKTATDFYQKELGVLLTPPSGKDQIQEWKGLQSHRLLQIQIIDAKRPASDVAISGLGWISIEPIRKTRGTEPRDLNEAEHQIRICVSVPKPVEVFLRPTLPIGASGAEWYQYRDLTDEEEEVRPKWHF; this is encoded by the exons ATGGCGCTACGGACACTCTCAACGTTTCCTTCTCTTCCTCGTCGCCTCACCAGACGTGAACCAAATCTCACCGTGATCTACCGGAAGCAAGCGACTTCAATCGTATGTAAATCCATCGCTAGTTCTGAATCTCCGGTTTCGCTCTCGGAACGAGATGGATTCGCTGCGGCTGCTCCGACTCCTGGAGAAAGGTTCTTGGAGAACCAACGAGCTCATGAAGCTAAGAAAGTGgtgaagagagagattaaaaaggagaagaagaagaagataaaggaaGAGGTTGTGCGTAAAGTTGTTGATACCTCCGTCTCGTGTTGTTACGGCTGCGGAGCTCCGTTACAGACTTCCGAAGTTGATTCTCCTGGATTTGTCGATCTGATCACTTACGATTTG aagaagaagcatcatcaGTTAAGAACTATAATATGTGGAAGGTGTCAGCTTTTGTCACATGGACATATGATTACAGCAGTTGGTGGTAACGGAGGATATGCTGGTGGGAAACAGTTTGTATCAGCTGATGAACTTAGGGAGAAGCTCTCTCATTTGCGCCATGAGAAAGCTTTGATTGTCAAATTG GTTGACATTGTGGATTTTAATGGAAGCTTTTTAGCTCGTGTTCGTGACTTAGTTGGAGCTAATCCGATTATACTAGTTATAACTAAG ATTGATCTTCTTCCGAAAGGAACAGATATGAACTGTATTGGGGATTGGGTTGTAGAAATGACCACGAGGAAAAAGCTTAA TGTGTTGAGCGTCCATCTCACAAGTTCAAAATCTCTTGATGGAGTTAGCGGAGTTGCATCAGAAATCCAGAAGGAGAAAAAG GGACGAGATGTCTACATTCTG GGTGCAGCAAACGTAGGGAAGTCTGCATTCATCAATGCGTTGCTGA AAACAATGGCCGAAAGGGACCCTGTTGCCGCAGCGGCTCAAAAGTACAAACCAATTCAATCTGCTGTCCCTGGAACCACCTTGGGTCCAATTCAGATCAACGCCTTCCTTGGAGGAGAG AAGTTGTATGATACACCGGGTGTGCACCTACACCATAGGCAAGCAGCTGTTGTTCATTCAGATGATTTACCCGCCCTTGCTCCTCAAAATCGGCTCAGAGGCCAGTCTTTCGAT ATTTCAACTTTGCCAACTCAATTGTCAAGTAGTCCCAAGGGTGAGAGCTTAAATGGTTATACATTTTTCTGGGGAGGTCTCGTCAGGATCGACATCTTGAAG GCTCTACCGGAAACATGTTTCACATTCTATGGACCAAAGGCTCTTGATATTCATGTAGTACCAACCAAAACAGCTACGGACTTTTACCAG AAGGAACTGGGTGTGCTTCTGACACCTCCATCAGGGAAAGATCAGATTCAAGAGTGGAAAGGATTACAATCTCATCGTTTACTCCAAATCCAAATCATCGATGCAAAAAG ACCGGCTAGTGATGTGGCAATTTCTGGGTTAGGATGGATTTCAATTGAACCAATTCGCAAAACACGAGGAACAGAACCGAGAGATCTCAATGAAGCAGAGCATCAGATACGTATTTGTGTCAGTGTGCCAAAACCAGTTGAAGTATTTCTCCGACCAACATTACCAATTGGTGCTTCAGGTGCTGAATGGTATCAGTACCGTGATTTAaccgatgaggaagaagaagtaagacCCAAATGGCacttctaa